Part of the Epinephelus moara isolate mb unplaced genomic scaffold, YSFRI_EMoa_1.0 scaffold3504, whole genome shotgun sequence genome, TGTCCTCTgcgtcctctctgtcctctgcgTTCTCTGTGTCCTCTGCGTCCTCTCCGTCCTCTGCGTCCTCTCCGTCCTCTGcgtcctctgtgtcctctgcgTTCTCTTTGCCTCAGACTCAGCTCTCTGTgtatctgtttctgtctctggaTGTTTACTACGGTTTGTTCTTCCTTCTCTTTTGTTGTCTCAGATGACGCCACGGATAAAGATCTGTCAGACCTGGTGTCAGAGAtggagatgatgaagatgattgggaaacacaaaaacatcatcaacCTGCTGGGAGCGTGCACGCAGGACGGTGAGGCAGCGCTGCATCACAGCGGAGACGATCGACACGGTAACTAACTGTGTCCTGAAAGTGACCGTGTGCTCTGCTGCTCGCAGGTCCTCTGTACGTCCTGGTGGAATACGCCTCCAAAGGTAACCTGAGGGAGTACCTGCGGGCGCGGCGGCCACCAGGCATGGACTACTCCTTCGACACCTGCAAAATCCCCGACGAGCAGCTCACCTTCAAAGACCTGGTGTCATGTGCCTACCAGGTGGCCCGAGGCATGGAGTACCTCGCCTCGCAGAAGGTCAGCCGCCATGACACTGTCGCTAACGCTGATATGCTAATGTTGTTTCACTGAgctgagcctgtgtgtgtgtgtgtgtgtgtgtgtgtgtgtctgtgtggaggaaaagtcctcacagcttcaactaattattattattatcattattattaacccACCTCGACAATCGTGAAATCAGGCAGTATGTTTTGACACGTCGGACAGTTAAATATCATTTAAGATCATTTCTTTCAGCCTCAGTTTGAACAGAAATCAAATCATATTTTGaccttttcagttatttcaaGGTTTATTTTGTAGGTTTATGGACAGAATTAGAATGAGGACTGAGCGCTGTCCTCCGCTCACCTCACAAGTCAGAAGTCTGAGCTGATGTCTGAGTGATGTCACACCTGAGTGATGTCACACCTGAGTGATGTCACACCTGAGTCGACCAAGATGTTGTTAGTAAACCAGTTGTAGCCAAGTTAGTTACTGTCAGCAGCACCAGCTGATATCAGGTCCACAGCGCAGACTGTAAATAATATTCTGGATgtgctggtgacgtcatttgaaGCCTTTTGgattctgtgctgccagggctcATTGAACGCACCATAGGTTCAACATATTCTCACagaacagttcgtatgatatcctacgaattttTTCCCCGTGAATGACGTTAGGTCCTTAACATACAGCTACGTAATTAACGTTAAGTTATGAAGGTCAGGTTCAGGAACAGAAACATGGTGAGCCTTAAAATGGCTCAGAGTTCACACAGATCTGAACAtgtgactccaggggaaagtcccatCCAAGCACTCAGGACGgtttccttgtttactgccgtcAGCTCATTGgtacatgatcgcagcctttcacaATATGTGTGATATGTGTGAATTTGGGTGCGTTACTTTTTattgtaaaacataaaacattagTGAGTGCAGCCTGATAGCTTAGCTAACACATAGGATCAGTGTTGTAACTACAGTTAATCAGGTTTTAAATCTTCACTGTGGAGAAATGACGTGTCACACAAGATTCAAACGTGGCCCCTCCCCCGACACTACACACAGAGagccactgcaccactgtgggAACCTTACATTAGTTTTAATAGAGAAGCTGATGCGTTAGCAAGCTAACAGGAAACAGACTGACTCTGCACCGCTCTTCATCCCCGTCGCTCCTCTCCTGCAGTGCTCGCCAGTGAAGGAGAAAGTAAACGCCAACCACTGATTCACCTTCGATTTGGAACGAGCTTTGTCCACTCGGCGTCTCTCCTCACCGTGTttaggttgttttggtgctgtgtctGCAATTTTATTAGTTTCCTCTGGGATTGTGCAGC contains:
- the LOC126387306 gene encoding fibroblast growth factor receptor 3-like, giving the protein LSSLCICFCLWMFTTVCSSFSFVVSDDATDKDLSDLVSEMEMMKMIGKHKNIINLLGACTQDGPLYVLVEYASKGNLREYLRARRPPGMDYSFDTCKIPDEQLTFKDLVSCAYQVARGMEYLASQKCIHRDLAARNVLVTEDNVMKIADFGLARDVHNIDYYKKTTNGRLPVKWMAPEALFDRVYTHQSDV